The genomic interval gtttcatcagaccagataaacAAGATTctgatggtctgagagtctttaggtgccttttggcaaactccaaactctgacagaggagctctgtcagagtgaccatcgggttcttggtcacctccctgaccaaggcccttctcccccgattgctcagtttggccaggtggccagctccaggaagagccttggtggttccaaacttcttccatttaagaatgatggaggccactgtgttcttggggaccttcaatgctgcagaaatattttggtacccttccccagatctgtgcctcgacacaatcctgcctcggagctctgtggacaatttcttctacctcatggcttggtttttgctctgacatgcactgtcaactgtgggacctttttatatagacaggtgtgtgcctttccaaacatgtccaatcaattgaattgaccacaggtggactccaagttgtaaaaacatctcaagggtgatcaatggaaacacgatgcacctgagctcaatttcaaaactcatagcaaagggtctgaatacttctgtaaataaggtatttatttttttattttttgacacatttgcaaatatttctagaaacctgttttcgctttgtcattattgggttttgtgtgtagattgctgaggatttgtatttatttaatccattttagagtaaggctgtagcgtaataaaatgtggaaaaagtcaaggggtctgaatactttccgaaggcactgtagctttGTTTATTTGATGATATATAAATGTTTaaattgaaatggtgctggattaGCAGAGGCAGTGTTCCTGTTGTCTTTGTGATGATTTGCGGTAACTCTGGGGTTCAAAAacagtagttgtttagtaaactgtcaaatattaacttgcttgaccatgctgcaggtgatagatgtttgttacatgcaatatttgctttgtggacttcactggacagatgttgctttccagttttgtgatgaaacaaatgtgTGTAGTTTAATTTATTCCGCCACTAtgtgactgttgtctttttgttgtcatGGGCTTATTGTATGCTATATCATCTtagcatagactgttctctctgctaccgcacggcaagcggtaccagagcgccaagtccagGTCCAAGATACTTCtatacagcttctaccccccatgacataagactcctgaacctctaatcaaatggctacccagactattttcatATTTTACTGACGCACCAGGGaggaacacataaaacacatgGAGAAAAGGTACACAAATATGatatggttagggttgaggctagggttaggattGAGGCTAGGAtggggacatgaagctagggttaggattgaggctaggatgtggacatgaagctagggttgaggctaggaAGGGGACATGAAGCAAgcgtagggttagggttgaggctaggatgGGGCTAGGATGTGGATAAGACATGAAGGGTTTAGCAAggtggaggttgaatgtttgaaggggtacgggactataaaaagtttgggaaccactgatctggAAGATTGCATCATGGCCGGATTACGCCACAGAATTCTGTTCCTATTCAGCCTCTGAGTTCTCATCAATAAACTCCtctgtactctgtgtgtgtgtgtgtgtgtgtgtgtgtgtgtgtgtgtgtgtgtgtgtgtgtgtgttacctcccaTGTAGCACTAAGCAGCTGGCCTCTGGAGGTGAGTAATGCCATGAGAATGAAAGAACTGACGCATAACATAAGAGACTCACAGCCACTAGTCACTCttctgctctctttctttctttctttctttctttctttctttctttctttctttctttctttctttctttctttctttctttctttctttctttctttctttctttctttctttctttctttctttctttctttctttctttctttcttcccccctgtctcctcttccttttcccctctctccacttctctcctgcTGCAGCATATTCAGGAAACAGAAGAGCAGCTGTCTCCCCTACAACACATCATCACAGTAGGACATACTTGGTGTTGGACTGGTCcattgcaccacacacacacacacacacacacacacacacacacacacacacacacacacacacacacacacacacacacacaaaaataaatatCAATAAATTAGATGTCAGAACGAGCATtatcagaatgagcaatgtcaggagatagaagctgtttctcagtctctcggtcccagctttgatgcacctttactgtctccgccttctagattGTAGCAAGCTGAACAGGCCGTTGGTCGGCTGGCTAAGGTCATttatgatcttcttggccttcctctgacaccgggtgctgtagatgtcctggagggcaggcactgTGCCTCCGATGATGCGTTGGACTGACCGCACCATCCTCTGGGGAGCCCTGCGGCTGCGGGTGATGCAGTTGCTGtagcaggcggtgatacagcgtaacagaatgctctcaatggtgcatatGTGGAAGTTCGTGACGGTCTTAGGAGCCAAGTTTATTTTCTTCAGATAGGTCTAGGCcttcactctctgtgtgtgtgtgtgtgtttactcagGCAGTACTGACATGCCACAGAACAGAGCCACAATAAACCAGCCTTTTGTGCCCCACTTAGGAAGTGGACCATGGAAGGGCTGAAGCTGcatggggtattgtcatgctactgtaggttcACAGGGTGCATGTCAAGGCCAGTTAGTACAGGCTACTGCTGACTGTAGCTACTGATACTGCTGCTGTATAGAATAAATGGAGCATCTCATTCACATggtaggctacatacagtacattgcaCATAGCCATTGCACTGTGAAATGTACAGGTCCATCTCTCTAACAAACATGGATAATAAAGCACTGTACCTATTGTACTACCTTATAATGTGTATGAGTTATATATCTGTTCATGAGAGTATATAAGTGTGAGGGCAGTGAGGTGAGTAGAGATGTCTCCCTGTAGTCTTCTCTCTGGCTGAGTTTCAACACTATAAAACACTAGAATGGACCAGCGGAGAGTTGTAATAGATTTCTATGGATCCATCTATattaatctctccctctctcgctctctcgcgcagTCAATTTCTCTCTTATTTACACACTCACAATCTTTCTTTTGTcttatttctctctttccctccttccctcctgccCCTCCCTTCCAGCATATTGCAACCTTTGTCCCATTTCCTGCTAACTCATGGACATTTATTAAGGAACCAACCGTCCTCAGCCTCACCCGGAGAGACTCAGGGGCCAGGTTACCAACACACCCAATACCACCATGCCCTctactctcccctgctctcctttactctcctctactagattgtatctctttctctctctcacacttgttGTCTGAACCTCTGAATGCTCAGTTAAGAAAAGCAAACTGACATTAACTCCTGAGGGGCTGACTGGTTGCACCCTCTAGAAACacactgattattatttgaccctgctggtcatctatgaacatttgatcaTCTTGAAGAATGATCTGGCCTTAATAGCCATGGACTCTTACAATCTCCACccgcaggggcggaaatcccgggggggacgggggacacacgacccccccatcctgggaaaaatatgatttgtcccccccaatatatcactgaaacataactatgtaatttaaataatattaataatacgcaatgaaagcaattgtgctgattatagacacttaatagcgcgtttttaagtttcaaaagattgcgatcCCCCCGCCCTTTgtctcacaatggtttgatccactgccagttccttagcttgctacgtaactgccgtgaggttcatccagtcaatcgcgcacacacacactagctgaatatgcagagctagcgcgcaaatattaactattaagctagctagtacctattccatttatgtggcgtcgtcaaagatggaatcagcatgcagatgatgtaagttagtgcttcaaagtccctgtgataaggttagcgataaactgaagtccaaactgaacagaactacacactcatctaccattgtcttaaaattatttaatggtctcgttgcaaaagctaaattgtcgcaagggaacttttatttatttattttatttcacctttatttaacccgggtagcaaagattatagcaaacaccactgaaactgaattggtgctcgctagctttgcaaattcagctattgttggaagccagccaatatgaaacaaactattaaaattacaaaaggttgcagcatatgttgtgtaaatggtgaactcatacagctgtcaactcttgtcattttaatccgtttcacatttgctagctaccttttagatcgaagcccatatagaatgattgaagatgatagaagcccatctcctactgtaaataacctacacactgtgtgtgtagccagccaggtagaaaaatggcagaaaaataaaagacggacatcagagtatttttcaatacaccaaaacgcatagtaagaaccctagtagcctaatatctcaaagactagttgataaaatgttcataagaaagaaatgaaattctaatggaaatgtttcacaatgatgtcattaggcagagcaggcaacagatggcacacagacagcagagttggggagagatatgcagggacagactggcagagacagggagtctcaggtaagtttgttgagtctttgtttggcaacattatgaaaggttctcaattttttttgacttgtaaaataggaacataattggaaaatgccatggatacccccactctcaacttaaactggtgactgaactaagatttgttaaaggcaatggtattgctgttgtgattagttgtgtagttttgggtaccggtagttaggagtacggcaaacaccttatttctttggttcctcaatatacatttaccatattacaatgtaggctatgtgttacagcactacttttggtgtccccctcaggaattgctcttgagaaaatttcatgtaattgtcccctccaaagtggatatcagattttcgcccctgtccaCCCGGCATAGCCAGAAGAGCACTGACCACCTCTTCtagtctggttcctctccaggtttttttctagccactgtgcttctacatttgcattgcttgcctttttggggttttaggctgggtatctgtctaaacactttgtgacaactgctgatataaaaagggctttataaaatagaTTTGATTGatactctcccctgctctcctcttgtctccctttatctctcctGCCTGGCTGGCCTACTCAGCATATGATGAAATTACCCCTAGACaccaaggtcagttttgcgttTCCCACCCTAGGATTAGGGGTGGgtaggctgatcctagatctgtggtgaAGGGCAATTTGCGCCTGAAACGGCTATCTCAGTGTGGTCCAGTGCCAGCACCAGTGAAAGCGTACACTAAAGTCCAGCATTCCTGACTGGAGTGGTTGGACTCAAAGGCTGCTTTCTAATATTGGTGGCTTTGCAAATGGTTTGCCCGCTGAATAAGAGAAGCCTATGTATGAAACTGACTTTGTCATTATTAGATTATATGCAATGTTCCTGTAAGCGTTGCTATAAGGTTTTAGTCTAACATTGGATATGCTGTATTGAGTTTCTGTGAGCAGTACTACTGTGCTGTGTAATGTGGTTGGCTGTGTCATGGAAAATCTACACCATAGCCTACTCTTCTATAGCAACCAACTAAACAGGTATCCAACCTGGGTGATCTGGTCTGGGTTACTCAGTACTGTGTTAGCACGCCGAGCTAAAGCCTTGATGTAAGTCTTCAGGTCTCATTGTCATGTGAGTGTATTTTGGCCAACTGCCTCCACTGCACCATACTGTACCAGGCTGTGCTGTTCTGTGGTGCTCTAaacacaactgtgtgtgtgtgtgtgtgtgtgtgtgtgtgtgtgtgtgtgtgtgtgtgtgtgtgtgtgtgtgtgtgtgtgtgtgtgtgtgtggtgagacagAATACTCTGGGTACTGTTAGTCAGGCTGGGTCCCATGCCTGCTCCCACAGGCTCAGAGCCGCAGCCCAGTGCCAAGTTGGCAGTGCTTtgaatcactcacacacacaacgctGGGTTGGGAAGGGCAGGGCACACAGGAATCAAAGGCGCTCTCTCTCATTTCCTGCTGAGGAGTGTGAAGCAAGCAGCGGTGAGCTGAGGACAAACTCAAAACTCAGTGACCTCACCGTTACTATGACGATAGGacggatgtgtttgtgtgtgtctgtttatgagTGTGCgtctcgcgtgtgtgtgtgtgtgtgtgtgttggaaacaGCTGTTGTTTGTGTTTTATTCTGGGAGGTAAAAGGAGGGATGGCTGCCTTCTTGATCAAACCCTCTATCAAATCAAATGacgctctctctcctactctttaATCTATTCTCTGTCGAACTCCACACCTTCCCTTTTTCATCTGTTGGATCAGTTGTATCTCATCCAATACTTACAGCTCAGCGTTGCTACAGTAGGTGTGTCTGTGGCTCTTTCTAATAAGGTGGTAGTGAGGAAGAAAAACTCACACAAATGAATCTCGGAGCCCAGAACCTAATCTTGCACGTTACCAGTCTGTCAAGAGAGCCTACACATGTCCACACacatcccctccccctccacacaGCCCTGATGACCTCACATGCAGGAGAGCCTAAACATAGTCATCAGTGCCCAGTCAGCATAGTTGTCAGACCAGTATTGAGGGACAAGCAGACCGacggtagcctactggttaaacGGGAGTTAGGAGTCTTTCTGTCTGACACTGGTCTGGTGGATTAAATTCCTTTTCCTCGCTTGAGTAGCCAGGCGTGATAATTAGGATTCATCCATCTTCTCTGTGTCACTGTTAACACATTTCAGTTCACCCAAGCtgactctccctttctttctccttcAACTCTTTTCTCTATCTATACGGAACAaaattataaacgcaacatgtaaagtgttggtcccaaaagcacaaaaagcgtatttctctcaaattctgtgcacaaatttgtatcaaatcaaatgttatttgtcacatacacatggttagcagatgttaacgcgagcgtagcgaaatgcttttgcttctagttccaacagtgcagtaatatctaacaagtaatcaaacaatccccaacaactacctaatacacacaaatctaaagaggggaatgagaatatgtacatgtaagtatatggatgagcgatggcaaaggtgcaatagatggtataaaatacaatatatacatgtgatgtaagatatgtaaacattattatatttacatttacgtcatttagcagacgctcttatccagagcgacttacaaattaaaatggcattatttagagtgtattgtataaagtgactagtgatccactTATTAAAGTGGCAGGTGATTGGGTCTcgatgttggcagcagcctctctgagttagtgattgctgtttagcagtctgatggccttgagatagaagctgtttttcaatctctcggtcccagctttgatgcacctgttctgacttcgccttctggatgatagcggtgtgaacgggcagtggctcgggtggttgatgtccttgatgatctttttggcctttctgtgacattgggtgctgtaggtgtcatggagggcaggtagtttgcccccggagATGcattggtgagcatttctcctttgccaagataatccatccacctgacagctgtggcatatcaagaatctgattaaacagcatgatcattacacaggtgcaccttgtactggggtcaataaaaggccactctaaaatgtgcatttttgtcacacaacacaattctacagatgtctcaagttttgagagaatgtgcaattggcatgctgactgcaggaatgtttaccagagttgttgccagataatttaatgttaatttctctaccataacccgcctctaatgttgttttagagaatttggcagtacgtccaactgaaCTAAATACCGcaaaccatgccagcccaggaccgccacatccggcttcttcacctgtgggatcgtctgagaccagccacctgaacagctgatgaaactgaggagtatttctgtctgtaataaatccctctttgtggggaaaaactcattctgattggctgggcctgactcCCCGGTGGGTGGGCATataccctcccaggcccacccatggctgcgccgctgcccagttatgtgaaatccatagattagggcctaatgaatttatttaaattgactgatttccttatatgaactataactcagtaaaatcttgaaattgttgcatttatatttttgttcagtatatatcaatctctctctacccctctcttctctatatctccatctctctttcaccTACCAGCTAACGGCTAGAGTAAATTCAGTCACAACTAAAGAGACATACATCATACCTTGAAGGTCAACATACGATATTTATTTAGGAACACAAAAAATGATAAGTTAATTATCAGGTAGTCCACAAATATTGTGGAAATGGTATATCAATACAGTCATACAGGGGGAAACCATCCCGAGACTCCCGGATTCAAACAAAATGGTGGATAAGGGATGAACTGAAACATTATTTTAGTCAATTTAAAGATGGCTTACTCATAATCATTATTATATTGTCCAAAGAAGTTATTCCTAGTTTTTCTttctaaaaaaagaaaaaaatatttctaGCTAGGTTTTATTTTATATTCTTTATTCAATTTAAATAACCCAATGACAACAGAACTGAATGGGGCCGACCCTGCATGTTAATATTGCCTTGAATCAATGGCTTTCATAGCCTGCTATAGGCAGGATCACAGTACAGGGGATAACCAGTTGTTTAATGCTGCAATACAAATGATATACCAGAGGGAATGGATACAACCATGTAGACCGTCATTgtgaataacaatttgttcttaactgacgtgcctagtaaaataaaggttcaaatgtATTATCCCCTGACCCCACAGCCAGAAACACATCTCGGTTTCATGTATGTTTGCTACAAAAGACAGTATACATTATGAGCACATCATGCAAAGTGGCAAGTTCTGCTTTACAGATAGTATagtagtctgttttttttctgtagATAATTTTTTTTTTCCCTCACCGATCAGCTCTTCCTAAACACAACCTAAACAAATCCCGCCCACTCGCAAATCCTCCCaccaagaaaaaaaacatattcaACTATAATATATCAAACCATGATTTTTATATAATACCCAAATCTGCAGAAACCTTGCAGTGGACAGTTGTATCTTCCAGACCAGGTTAATAGCAAAACATCCCCCCTCGTTGGAAAGAAAAGCTATAGCAGTGAACAATATCATCGTCAACATGAGCAAATACCAGAGCTGAAAAATCAcaattggtttaaaaaaaatgtcctgCACTGTCAAACAGTTGAGAATCCCTGATAGGCTGAAAGAAGTCAGGTGACGACTAGGTGAGGTAAGAGTCCCACCTTACGATGGGTAATGAAAACTAGGTCGCTGTTTCTtctgctctgctgtgtgtgtgtgagagagagatggttacacACTGCACACAAACACGTTGGTGATGAGTAGAGTATAAACACTGCACTGCCAGATCCTCTCTCTCCATGCAGTACACACTTTATAACATGTTCCCAGTACAGAAAAAACACTTGGACAGATGAAAAgaagagaagaaaagaaagagcagAAACAGTTGCTGCCTTTTAAGTCCTTGTCTCAGAAAACATCAGAAGTATAATCCTTGGGCTTGAAGATTTTTTGTTCCATACATTTCTCTTATCTATGCATTTACTGAGAGAATATTTTTTTCTAAACAAAGATTTCAGTTGCTCTCTTTCTTATTACTAAGTGTGTGCGCttgttaaaaaacaaaaaaaatgtttgattTCTTATTTGCATTGTTTCCACTTCTTGAATTGTCCATGTTTAGTACTTGCTTGGTTTTTCTTGGTTTGTGTAGCTGTCTCCACCCTACCATCCTCAATTGGAAAGAGACACACCTTCACTTTTCTCTCCTcatcactctcccctctcctccctccagggaCGTCTAGTCCTGGCCCCTCATCTCTCGGCCTCCATGGCCACACTCGCCTTCTGTTCGGTGGCTGGATGTTGGTGTTGGTTAACGGTGACCCCCGTGGGCCAGACTGCGGGGTTGGAGGGGGGCTGCGAAGGGGGCTGCCCCTGAGTCCAGAGTCCCTGACCCTGTGGGCCGCTCATGGGGAGTGGGGGCACGCCCCAGCAACcgtgtggaggagggggagaggtggcCATGGAGGCCATGGGGCTGCTGCTGTTGAAGCTCTCCGAGGCCTTGAGTCGGGAGAACATGGTGAGGGCATCAGGGAAGTTGGGCGGGGTGGCCGGTGTGTTGGCTGGGGTGcacatctggaggagagagatggagagagatgttaGGGGGAGAGAAGACGTATGGAAGAGCACATCCATATACATCACAATGTGATATAACTATCATTATCAGACTTATCACTATACGTTTCACACCATCACTGCCGTGCATCCTGTTTGTTTCACACCATCACTACATCCAGGACGAGGATGCCTGTATATCGAAGCCTGTATAAAGTCAGTCCAAAACAGAGAGGGGAATATAGGGggatcctgtcctctctctcccggAGGATCCTGAAGacattcctcccctcctctctgttcctcctctttgttttttgtgttgtttttctGTACACATTACAAATATCCGGCACAAATATTAATTCTACAAATTATCAGCAATCAACAACTTACATCACTAAATCAAACATGTctaacacaaaacaaaacacacaggcAAAAACAACACACTTTAAATACATGATCTCAATGATTCAAGAAGATGTCATTATTTTTGTTATTAAGTACGGATAATGTCTTAACTAGATGATTCAATTAAATCAAATATTTGTCATTTTGGTATAGAATTCTGGAATTTTTGATTGTGCATTTGTGTATTGATTATGTATTTGGCAAcaagaataaaaaaaacaaaaatcacAATTTCAATGGTCTTGTCGTCATCACAATAGTAGCATAGTATAACCTTCATGTCAAAAACATGGGTAGTTTTCTAAAAGCTAAATATGTGTTCTGCAAGGTTTTCCCAGAAATCTATCACAGACTTACACTCATACAGTAGAACCTAGTGTGTCAGATTTTCACCTTCCATTTTACAGAAAacacatatcaacatcaacaaaTTTGGACAACATGGAATTACATGGATACGTGATATCTTATGTAAAATCTTAAGAGCACTTCCTTAAGTTTGTTTGGTATACAGTATTTGTAAGGCATCAACCAACATGTTCCAATATTTTGTTTTACCTCTAGGCATAAATTGGTTTTTTGAATGGAAACGTGTTATGTATTTGTTACAAGATTTCTCAAGTAAGCCCATGCTTTCCAGGCTGAGTTCTGGATATTCTCTGTGATCATCATCAAAGCTAATATTATTTTTCATTAGTGCAGTTAGACCACTGGGAATGGCTTTGATCACATAAATATACTCTCTGAAAGGTATTGGAAACTCATTTAGTGTTATATGTCCCTATTAACAAGGTGACCCTCCATGACCTCACATCATGTTAGCAGATCACCTGATTGTCACGGTCCCATCTGTGGTAGTAGCTCCTTCAGTGACGATGGTGGTGTGGGTGAGGACAACAATGTCAGAAAGAACTCCCCCATATACAGTACAAACCCCTATCCAGCCAAAAACAACATGGAGCAGCCAACCAGCACCTCCCTGCAGGTCAGAAGCCAGGTCAGGTAGACGTAAACACTTTTTTCAGAACACACTCCTCAAAGTGTTGAGGCAAAAACAAAAAGGATCTCACTCCAAGAGGCCTGGTTGGTCCAGGGCCAGTTTCCTTTACTCCACATAGATAGGCCTATTATTATAGACCTACTGTTTAT from Salmo salar chromosome ssa28, Ssal_v3.1, whole genome shotgun sequence carries:
- the ubald1a gene encoding UBA-like domain-containing protein 1 codes for the protein MEELKHQVMINQFVLTAGCAADQAKQLLQAAHWQFETALSAFFQETNIPYGHHHQMMCTPANTPATPPNFPDALTMFSRLKASESFNSSSPMASMATSPPPPHGCWGVPPLPMSGPQGQGLWTQGQPPSQPPSNPAVWPTGVTVNQHQHPATEQKASVAMEAER